One region of Aeromicrobium sp. Sec7.5 genomic DNA includes:
- a CDS encoding DoxX family protein, which produces MTVLRTVARPMLASMFVVGGINSLRHAKALAPAAQPVSDALAPLAPQLPVTPTNVVRAHGAISLLGGLALATGRFPRLAALLLAGNLVPTTVQGHKFWTESDPAARSNQQVHFFKNLSMIGGLLMSTLDPDPHKKILVRRAKDKVVEAKDTVAAQISR; this is translated from the coding sequence ATGACAGTCCTGCGCACGGTGGCCCGTCCGATGCTCGCCTCGATGTTCGTCGTGGGGGGCATCAACTCCCTGCGTCATGCGAAGGCGCTCGCGCCGGCCGCACAGCCCGTCTCCGACGCCCTGGCGCCGCTCGCGCCGCAGCTGCCCGTGACCCCCACGAACGTCGTGCGGGCCCACGGTGCCATCAGCCTCCTGGGCGGTCTCGCGCTGGCCACGGGCCGGTTCCCCCGCCTGGCCGCGCTCCTGCTCGCCGGCAACCTCGTGCCCACCACGGTGCAGGGCCACAAGTTCTGGACCGAGTCCGACCCGGCCGCCCGGTCGAACCAGCAGGTCCACTTCTTCAAGAACCTCTCGATGATCGGTGGCCTGCTGATGTCGACGCTCGACCCCGACCCGCACAAGAAGATCCTGGTGCGCCGCGCCAAGGACAAGGTCGTCGAGGCCAAGGACACCGTCGCGGCGCAGATCTCGCGCTGA
- the aroA gene encoding 3-phosphoshikimate 1-carboxyvinyltransferase, producing MTEPLPWLAPTPREPVVGQIIVPGSKSLTNRALVLAAVAERPSVLTRALGSRDTNLMIGALTALGARVDRDGIDWTVHPIDPSLEAPVTVDCGLAGTVMRFAPVLAALGSAPVTFDGDERARERPMAVTISSLRALGVKVDEHGDAGRLPFTVHGTGRVEGGPVTIDASASSQFVSALLLAAPRFAHGLDLTHQGPPMPSAPHVAMTVEQLRARGVQVDTPGGHRWTVAPGPVAPLDTEIEPDLSNAGVFVAAALVTGGEVRVRNWPSSTDQAGDAWRDLAVAFGGSAELDGDDLVVTGPRTLSGVDLDLGDVGELAPVVAAVAALAETPSRLTGIAHLRGHETDRLAAIATEFNRLGGDVEELDDGLEIRPRPLHGDVFRTYHDHRMAHAAVVLALRVPDVFVENVVTTVKTYPNFAPVWERLVDA from the coding sequence ATGACTGAACCCCTGCCGTGGCTGGCTCCCACACCCCGTGAACCCGTGGTCGGCCAGATCATCGTGCCCGGTTCCAAGTCGCTGACCAATCGTGCGCTCGTGCTTGCCGCGGTCGCCGAGCGCCCGTCGGTCCTGACCCGCGCCCTCGGCTCCCGCGACACGAACCTGATGATCGGCGCCCTCACGGCCCTCGGCGCCCGCGTCGACCGTGACGGCATCGACTGGACCGTGCACCCGATCGACCCGTCGCTCGAGGCGCCCGTCACCGTCGACTGCGGCCTGGCCGGCACCGTCATGCGGTTCGCCCCCGTGCTGGCCGCGCTCGGTTCGGCGCCGGTCACGTTCGACGGCGACGAGCGGGCACGGGAGCGGCCCATGGCCGTCACGATCTCGTCGCTCCGCGCGCTCGGCGTCAAGGTCGACGAGCACGGCGACGCCGGCCGGCTGCCGTTCACGGTGCACGGCACGGGCCGGGTCGAGGGCGGGCCCGTCACGATCGACGCCTCGGCGTCGAGCCAGTTCGTCTCCGCCCTGCTGCTCGCCGCGCCGCGCTTCGCCCACGGCCTGGACCTCACCCACCAGGGGCCGCCCATGCCGTCGGCCCCGCACGTCGCCATGACGGTCGAGCAGCTGCGGGCCCGAGGCGTGCAGGTCGACACCCCCGGCGGCCACCGCTGGACCGTCGCCCCGGGACCGGTCGCCCCGCTCGACACCGAGATCGAGCCCGACCTGTCCAACGCGGGCGTGTTCGTGGCCGCGGCCCTGGTCACCGGCGGCGAGGTGCGCGTCCGCAACTGGCCCTCCTCGACCGACCAGGCCGGCGACGCCTGGCGCGACCTCGCCGTGGCCTTCGGCGGCTCGGCGGAGCTCGACGGCGACGACCTGGTGGTGACCGGGCCCCGAACCCTGTCCGGCGTCGACCTCGACCTGGGCGACGTCGGGGAGCTCGCGCCCGTCGTGGCCGCTGTCGCGGCCCTCGCCGAGACCCCCTCGCGCCTCACCGGCATCGCGCACCTGCGCGGCCACGAGACCGACCGCCTCGCGGCGATCGCCACGGAGTTCAACCGGCTCGGCGGCGACGTCGAGGAGCTCGACGACGGTCTGGAGATCAGGCCTCGCCCGCTCCACGGTGACGTGTTCCGCACGTACCACGACCACCGCATGGCCCACGCCGCCGTCGTGCTCGCCCTGCGCGTGCCGGACGTCTTCGTCGAGAACGTCGTCACGACGGTCAAGACGTACCCCAACTTCGCCCCTGTCTGGGAGCGGCTGGTCGACGCATGA
- the rsgA gene encoding ribosome small subunit-dependent GTPase A, protein MSRRDDDEHARFERPRRRTRPRTKDRPDYSGLPLGRVVTVDRGRYTVQVEEAQADGSQADVGAAVTASKARSIRGVVVGDLVRLDGDVSADEGTLARIAEVLPRTTVLRRTADDDDPIERIVVANADQLVVVTALADPPPRPALVDRCLVAAYDAGMDPLVILTKSDLASPDDMIAALSPLDVPVLVIGPGADLDPVRAALADRTSVLLGHSGVGKSTLVNQLVPDALRSTSHVNAVTGRGRHTSSSAVVLDLPGGGRIVDTPGFRSFGLAHVQVDQIVRAFADLNALTRDCPRGCHHSGDDPECALDVAVAEGHLAPARLASFRRILQSREQV, encoded by the coding sequence ATGAGTCGACGCGACGACGACGAGCACGCGCGCTTCGAGCGGCCGCGACGACGCACCCGCCCCCGCACGAAGGACCGGCCCGATTACTCGGGTCTCCCGCTCGGACGGGTCGTCACGGTCGACCGCGGCCGGTACACCGTGCAGGTCGAGGAGGCGCAGGCCGACGGCAGCCAGGCCGATGTCGGGGCCGCCGTCACGGCGTCGAAGGCCCGCAGCATCCGCGGTGTCGTGGTGGGCGACCTCGTGCGGCTCGACGGCGACGTCTCGGCCGACGAGGGCACGCTGGCCCGCATCGCCGAGGTCCTCCCGCGCACCACGGTCCTGCGCCGCACCGCCGACGACGACGACCCGATCGAGCGCATCGTCGTCGCCAACGCCGACCAGCTCGTCGTCGTCACCGCCCTGGCCGACCCGCCACCCCGACCAGCCCTGGTCGACCGCTGTCTCGTCGCGGCGTACGACGCCGGCATGGACCCACTCGTGATCCTGACCAAGTCCGATCTCGCCTCGCCCGACGACATGATCGCCGCACTGTCCCCACTCGACGTGCCGGTGCTGGTGATCGGCCCGGGGGCCGACCTCGATCCCGTGCGCGCGGCCCTGGCCGACCGCACCAGCGTGCTGCTGGGACACAGCGGCGTGGGCAAGTCGACCCTCGTCAACCAGCTCGTGCCCGACGCCCTGCGGTCCACCAGCCACGTCAACGCCGTCACGGGCCGCGGGCGCCACACGTCCAGCTCGGCCGTCGTGCTCGACCTGCCCGGCGGCGGACGCATCGTCGACACCCCCGGATTCCGCTCGTTCGGGCTCGCCCACGTGCAGGTCGACCAGATCGTGCGCGCCTTCGCCGACCTGAACGCGCTGACCCGCGACTGCCCGCGCGGCTGTCACCACAGCGGCGATGACCCCGAGTGCGCGCTCGACGTCGCGGTCGCCGAGGGACACCTCGCCCCGGCACGACTCGCGTCGTTCCGACGCATCCTTCAGAGCCGCGAGCAGGTCTGA
- the hisN gene encoding histidinol-phosphatase, with product MAHSYADDLRLAHVLADSADNLSMDRFGAIDLEVSTKPDMTWVTESDQAVEEGIRRTLRTARTRDAVFGEEGGAQEGAASSSRRWIVDPIDGTSNFVRGVPVWATLIALEEEGEIVAGVVSAPALGRRWWAHKGSGAFTGKSVMNGREIRVSRVGDLASASLSFSSAPSWEDIGKAQAFAALTRQCWRTRAYGDFWSYVLVAEGAVDIAAEPELNLWDMAALDVIVREAGGRFTSLAGRDGPWGANAIATNGRLHDAAMAYLGHFPDTEPHGDGWDDEAEPEVDRQRDLGNVLDFDR from the coding sequence ATGGCCCACTCGTACGCCGACGACCTGCGTCTCGCGCACGTCCTCGCCGACTCCGCCGACAACCTGTCGATGGATCGATTCGGGGCGATCGACCTCGAGGTCTCGACCAAGCCCGACATGACCTGGGTGACCGAGTCCGACCAGGCCGTCGAGGAGGGCATCCGGCGCACGCTCCGCACGGCCCGCACCCGCGACGCCGTGTTCGGCGAGGAGGGCGGGGCCCAGGAGGGTGCCGCCTCGTCGTCGCGCCGCTGGATCGTCGACCCGATCGACGGCACCTCCAACTTCGTGCGCGGCGTCCCCGTCTGGGCCACGCTCATCGCGCTCGAGGAAGAGGGCGAGATCGTCGCCGGGGTCGTCTCGGCACCGGCCCTCGGGCGCCGGTGGTGGGCGCACAAGGGCAGCGGCGCCTTCACGGGCAAGTCGGTCATGAACGGTCGCGAGATCCGCGTCTCGCGCGTCGGTGACCTCGCGAGCGCGTCGCTGTCGTTCAGCTCGGCGCCGAGCTGGGAGGACATCGGCAAGGCCCAGGCCTTCGCGGCCCTGACCCGCCAGTGCTGGCGCACCCGCGCCTACGGCGACTTCTGGTCGTACGTCCTCGTGGCCGAGGGCGCGGTCGACATCGCGGCCGAGCCCGAGCTGAACCTGTGGGACATGGCCGCGCTCGACGTCATCGTGCGCGAGGCCGGCGGACGGTTCACGTCCCTCGCCGGTCGCGACGGGCCGTGGGGCGCCAACGCGATCGCCACGAACGGTCGCCTCCACGACGCTGCTATGGCCTACCTCGGGCACTTCCCCGACACCGAGCCCCACGGTGACGGCTGGGACGACGAGGCCGAGCCTGAGGTCGACCGCCAGCGCGATCTCGGCAACGTCCTCGACTTCGATCGCTGA
- a CDS encoding PadR family transcriptional regulator, translating into MHPHHQHPEHDHQHPFRTDGHREAGARRGGPHPRSDFAGLGEFRDLGRGSGRGRRRRRGGDVRAAALLLLAERPRHGYDLIQEIKERSDGMWSPSPGSVYPVLQQLEDEGLVEFDRVDGRKTASLTAAGHTYVEEHADDLGTPWATAKAGSEGVPELGQALRSLMGAFRQVTSDGTPDQRRQAATLLEDTRRGLYRILAGDQA; encoded by the coding sequence GTGCACCCGCACCACCAGCACCCCGAGCACGACCACCAGCACCCGTTCCGGACCGACGGGCATCGCGAGGCGGGCGCCCGCCGCGGCGGCCCGCACCCCCGAAGCGACTTCGCCGGACTCGGGGAGTTCCGTGACCTCGGCCGGGGCAGCGGGCGCGGTCGCCGTCGCCGTCGCGGCGGCGACGTCCGCGCCGCCGCCCTCCTGCTGCTCGCCGAGCGGCCGCGCCACGGCTACGACCTGATCCAGGAGATCAAGGAGCGCAGCGACGGCATGTGGTCACCGAGCCCCGGCTCCGTCTATCCCGTCCTGCAGCAGCTCGAGGACGAGGGCCTCGTCGAGTTCGACCGTGTCGACGGCCGCAAGACGGCCTCGCTCACCGCAGCCGGACACACCTACGTCGAGGAGCACGCCGACGACCTCGGCACGCCCTGGGCCACGGCCAAGGCCGGTAGCGAGGGCGTGCCCGAGCTCGGCCAGGCCCTGCGGTCCCTGATGGGCGCGTTCCGACAGGTCACGTCCGACGGCACGCCCGACCAGCGGCGCCAGGCGGCGACCCTCCTGGAGGACACGCGGCGGGGCCTGTACCGGATCCTGGCCGGCGACCAGGCCTGA
- a CDS encoding CGNR zinc finger domain-containing protein — protein sequence MQFDVPRDAAEVRPSLVLVNSVVAAPDERDALAEVASAAAWFVAVAATSARGELGDDLAVDGERMDALREMRGAVEQILLARPRASSLAVVNRHETESAPSWGLDLDGRGELHVRRRLWGPGVESWLGIVAADCIDLVRRGGRDRIATCATPGCRIVLVPDHHRQRYCSSVCAHRTRQARYQRTRLRADGSA from the coding sequence ATGCAGTTCGACGTGCCGCGTGACGCGGCTGAGGTCCGCCCGTCCCTCGTGCTGGTCAACTCCGTGGTCGCCGCGCCCGACGAGCGCGACGCCCTCGCGGAGGTGGCGTCGGCGGCTGCGTGGTTCGTGGCGGTGGCGGCCACGTCGGCACGGGGTGAGCTGGGCGACGACCTGGCCGTCGACGGTGAGCGGATGGATGCCCTCCGCGAGATGCGGGGCGCGGTCGAGCAGATCCTCCTCGCGCGGCCCCGGGCCTCGTCGCTCGCGGTGGTCAACCGCCACGAGACCGAATCCGCGCCGTCCTGGGGGCTGGACCTCGACGGGCGAGGCGAGCTGCACGTGAGGCGACGGCTGTGGGGACCCGGCGTCGAGTCGTGGCTGGGCATCGTCGCCGCCGACTGCATCGACCTGGTGCGGCGAGGTGGTCGCGACCGCATCGCGACCTGCGCGACCCCGGGCTGTCGCATCGTCCTGGTCCCGGACCATCATCGTCAGCGGTACTGCTCCTCCGTGTGCGCGCACCGCACGCGCCAGGCGAGGTACCAGCGGACGCGACTTCGTGCCGATGGATCTGCCTGA
- a CDS encoding FadR/GntR family transcriptional regulator, translating into MSRLESPRLQQLKPVQRPRLYEQVAGQITEWITTNGVRSGDRLPPERELATQLGVSRATISQALVALEVVGAVVVRHGDGAIVTDVAGTPRIVEAIRAHANRLPEIIDARDALESKIAALAAERRTDAHLAEIDAALDAMEADIDAGGRGVEGDELFHAAVTGAAASGLLSKMMREIGELVLETRIESLGQPGRPRESLAAHRRIADAIRAGDPAAAAAAMHAHVMRVSDVAILHDEG; encoded by the coding sequence ATGTCACGCCTGGAATCGCCCCGCCTCCAGCAGCTCAAGCCCGTGCAACGCCCGCGGCTGTACGAGCAGGTCGCCGGCCAGATCACGGAGTGGATCACCACGAACGGGGTCCGCTCCGGCGACCGGCTGCCCCCCGAGCGCGAGCTCGCGACCCAGCTCGGCGTCAGCCGCGCGACGATCAGCCAGGCCCTCGTCGCGCTGGAGGTCGTCGGGGCCGTCGTGGTCCGCCACGGCGACGGCGCGATCGTGACCGACGTCGCCGGCACCCCGCGGATCGTCGAGGCGATCCGCGCCCACGCGAACCGGCTGCCCGAGATCATCGACGCCCGCGACGCCCTCGAGTCGAAGATCGCCGCACTCGCCGCCGAGCGTCGCACCGACGCGCACCTCGCCGAGATCGACGCGGCGCTGGACGCCATGGAGGCCGACATCGACGCCGGCGGCCGCGGCGTCGAGGGTGACGAGCTGTTCCACGCGGCCGTCACGGGCGCAGCGGCGTCCGGGCTGCTGTCGAAGATGATGCGCGAGATCGGGGAGCTCGTGCTCGAGACCCGGATCGAGTCGCTCGGGCAGCCCGGCCGGCCGCGCGAGTCGCTCGCGGCCCACCGTCGCATCGCCGACGCCATCCGCGCCGGGGACCCGGCGGCCGCCGCAGCCGCGATGCACGCCCACGTCATGCGGGTCAGCGACGTCGCGATCCTCCACGACGAGGGGTAA
- a CDS encoding Fic family protein — protein MTPDADLPLDWAPHADEVVPWSQTVQQGPKADRTVREIVVQRPPLIAELDFPYDRSLKVTMDSALAGLAQLDLTHGRKLGALNQLLLRTESVSSSKIENIEASLGDYAKAMHGKRANASAVSMAAATHALADVIADAGRTGTLRQEAMLGAHHALFRRHPDMAPKAGQLRTVQNWIGGSDYSPRNALFVPPPPDSVTGFLDDLFAYANRNDVPVLVQAAVVHAQFESIHPFVDGNGRIGRTLIHAVLRRRLATKNLTVPIASGIVAHRDRYFDALGAYRRGHARPLVGMLTNATLIASHESRRTASSLHEIGREWEDALGGVVVGSPESRLLRLLVAEPILTTELASQQTGYTGAELRHGIDRLEAAGVLTAKGRRSQRLWTATAILDELQDLTVRIESVTRRADAIEPG, from the coding sequence GTGACGCCCGACGCCGACCTGCCTCTCGACTGGGCCCCGCACGCCGACGAGGTCGTGCCGTGGTCACAGACCGTGCAGCAGGGCCCGAAGGCCGACCGCACGGTGCGCGAGATCGTCGTGCAGCGTCCGCCCCTGATCGCGGAGCTGGACTTTCCGTACGACCGCTCGCTGAAGGTCACGATGGACTCGGCGCTGGCCGGCCTCGCCCAGCTCGACCTGACGCACGGTCGCAAGCTCGGGGCGCTGAACCAGCTGCTGCTGCGCACCGAGTCGGTGTCGTCGTCGAAGATCGAGAACATCGAGGCGAGCCTGGGCGACTACGCCAAGGCCATGCACGGCAAGAGAGCCAATGCCTCGGCGGTCTCGATGGCCGCGGCCACCCACGCGCTCGCCGACGTCATCGCCGACGCCGGGCGCACGGGGACCCTGCGCCAGGAGGCGATGCTGGGTGCCCACCACGCCCTGTTCCGTCGCCATCCCGACATGGCGCCCAAGGCGGGCCAGCTGCGCACGGTCCAGAACTGGATCGGGGGCAGCGACTACTCGCCGCGCAACGCGCTCTTCGTGCCGCCGCCGCCGGACTCCGTGACCGGGTTCCTCGACGACCTGTTCGCGTACGCCAACCGCAACGACGTGCCGGTCCTCGTGCAGGCGGCCGTGGTGCATGCGCAGTTCGAGTCGATCCACCCGTTCGTCGACGGCAACGGACGGATCGGACGCACCCTGATCCATGCCGTGCTGCGTCGGCGCCTTGCCACCAAGAACCTCACGGTGCCGATCGCCTCGGGCATCGTGGCGCACCGCGACCGCTACTTCGACGCGCTGGGCGCCTACCGCCGGGGGCACGCCCGGCCGCTCGTGGGCATGCTCACGAACGCCACGCTGATCGCGAGCCACGAGTCGCGCCGCACCGCCTCGAGCCTGCACGAGATCGGCCGCGAGTGGGAGGACGCCCTCGGCGGTGTCGTGGTCGGCAGCCCGGAGTCCAGGCTCCTTCGGCTGCTGGTCGCCGAGCCGATCCTCACGACCGAGCTGGCGTCGCAGCAGACGGGTTACACCGGCGCCGAGCTGCGTCACGGCATCGACCGTCTGGAGGCGGCGGGCGTGCTCACCGCGAAGGGTCGCCGCAGCCAGCGGCTCTGGACCGCCACGGCGATCCTCGACGAGCTGCAGGACCTGACGGTCCGCATCGAGTCGGTGACGCGTCGCGCCGACGCCATCGAGCCCGGCTAG
- a CDS encoding MBL fold metallo-hydrolase, whose protein sequence is MSIVRLARDVFCAEGTAVNWVLVRDGRELTLIDAGYPGDLETLLASIAAIGHRPEDVRAALVTHAHVDHVGGLNHLHEHFGTPALMHADEVPNATGERHESATTADVLTRAWRPAVLRWSLAISRAGATQPPFVAHAEPFPGEGPLDLPGGPVPVHLPGHTSGSTAYLLPEAGVVVTGDALVTGHPLSNRSGPQLLPEFFDHDRPAARDSLQRLGRLEADLVVPGHGLPWRGDLAAAAERAARLVP, encoded by the coding sequence ATGAGCATCGTCCGGCTGGCGAGGGACGTCTTCTGCGCGGAGGGGACCGCCGTCAACTGGGTCCTGGTCCGCGACGGTCGTGAGCTGACGCTGATCGACGCCGGCTACCCCGGGGACCTCGAGACCCTCCTGGCGTCGATCGCGGCGATCGGGCACCGGCCCGAGGACGTGCGCGCCGCCCTGGTCACGCACGCGCACGTCGACCACGTCGGTGGCCTGAACCACCTGCACGAGCACTTCGGAACACCGGCCCTCATGCACGCCGACGAGGTGCCCAACGCCACGGGGGAGCGGCACGAGAGCGCCACGACCGCCGACGTGCTCACGCGGGCCTGGCGACCGGCCGTGCTGCGCTGGTCGCTCGCGATCAGCCGCGCCGGTGCCACGCAACCTCCGTTCGTCGCGCACGCCGAGCCTTTCCCCGGCGAGGGGCCGCTCGACCTGCCGGGCGGACCGGTCCCGGTGCACCTGCCGGGTCACACCTCGGGCAGCACGGCCTACCTGCTGCCCGAGGCCGGTGTCGTGGTCACGGGCGACGCGCTCGTGACCGGACACCCGCTCTCGAACCGCTCCGGACCCCAGCTGTTGCCGGAGTTCTTCGACCACGACCGACCGGCAGCGCGCGACTCCCTGCAGCGGCTCGGGAGGCTCGAGGCCGACCTCGTGGTGCCCGGACACGGCCTGCCGTGGCGCGGCGACCTGGCCGCGGCCGCGGAGCGGGCTGCCAGACTGGTCCCGTGA
- a CDS encoding NUDIX hydrolase produces the protein MSPSPVVPPPLIEVVAAVVVRPDGRTLLVRKRGTAAFMNPGGKPEAGEEQRDALVRELQEEIGLLVESTALQPLGTFETDAANEPGHALVAHVFLLELASADHRVAAEIEESRWVDPAAPGDLPLAPLAAEHLLPWLLAHR, from the coding sequence GTGAGCCCGTCGCCCGTCGTCCCCCCTCCGCTCATCGAGGTCGTCGCGGCCGTCGTGGTGCGTCCCGACGGCCGGACCCTGCTCGTCCGCAAGCGCGGCACGGCGGCGTTCATGAACCCCGGCGGCAAGCCCGAGGCGGGGGAGGAGCAGCGGGACGCGCTGGTGCGCGAGCTCCAGGAGGAGATCGGGCTGCTCGTCGAGAGCACGGCGCTCCAGCCGCTCGGCACGTTCGAGACGGACGCGGCGAACGAGCCCGGCCATGCGTTGGTCGCGCACGTCTTCCTGCTCGAGCTCGCGTCGGCCGATCACCGCGTGGCGGCCGAGATCGAGGAGTCCCGCTGGGTCGATCCCGCGGCGCCGGGCGACCTGCCCCTGGCTCCACTCGCGGCCGAGCACCTCCTGCCGTGGCTGCTGGCCCACCGATGA
- the purT gene encoding formate-dependent phosphoribosylglycinamide formyltransferase, whose protein sequence is MTIGTPLSPNATRVLLLGAGELGKEVTIALQRLGVETIAVDRYADAPAMQVAHRSHVVDMTDAAAVRAVVETERPHLVVPEIEAIATDALLAIEADGLATVIPTGRATSLTMNREGIRRLAAEELGLPTSPYRFADSAEELAAGAEAVGFPCVVKPVMSSSGKGQSLVRGPGEVADAWAHAATGGRVDSGRVIVEGFVDFDYEITQLTVRAVGPSGDVETFFCDPIGHRQVDGDYVESWQPQAMTPAALAGARDVAARITAALGGRGLFGVELFVRGDEVIFSEVSPRPHDTGLVTLATQRQNEFELHARAILGLPVDPTLRRPGASAVVYGGVEGVGVAFEGVAEALSVPESDLRLFGKPESFVRRRMGVAVAGADTTDEARARATEAASKVRPVS, encoded by the coding sequence ATGACGATCGGCACCCCACTCAGCCCGAACGCGACGCGCGTCCTCCTTCTCGGAGCCGGTGAGCTCGGCAAGGAGGTCACGATCGCGCTGCAGCGGCTCGGCGTCGAGACGATCGCGGTCGACCGCTACGCCGACGCCCCGGCGATGCAGGTCGCGCACCGCAGCCACGTCGTGGACATGACCGACGCGGCAGCCGTCCGGGCCGTGGTGGAGACCGAGCGCCCGCACCTCGTCGTGCCCGAGATCGAGGCCATCGCGACGGACGCCCTGCTGGCGATCGAGGCCGACGGCCTGGCCACCGTGATCCCGACGGGTCGGGCGACCTCGCTGACGATGAACCGCGAGGGGATCCGCCGGCTCGCCGCCGAGGAGCTCGGACTGCCGACCTCGCCGTACCGCTTCGCCGACTCCGCCGAGGAGCTCGCCGCCGGCGCGGAGGCCGTGGGCTTCCCGTGCGTCGTCAAGCCCGTCATGTCGTCGTCGGGCAAGGGCCAGAGCCTCGTGCGCGGACCGGGCGAGGTCGCGGATGCCTGGGCGCACGCCGCGACGGGCGGCCGGGTCGACTCCGGACGCGTCATCGTGGAGGGCTTCGTCGACTTCGACTACGAGATCACCCAGCTCACGGTCCGCGCCGTGGGCCCGTCCGGCGACGTCGAGACCTTCTTCTGCGACCCGATCGGCCACCGCCAGGTCGACGGCGACTACGTGGAGTCCTGGCAGCCGCAGGCCATGACGCCGGCCGCCCTGGCGGGCGCGCGCGACGTGGCAGCCCGCATCACCGCCGCGCTCGGCGGACGGGGCCTGTTCGGGGTCGAGCTCTTCGTGCGCGGTGACGAGGTGATCTTCTCGGAGGTCAGCCCGCGACCGCACGACACGGGTCTGGTGACCCTCGCGACGCAGCGGCAGAACGAGTTCGAGCTGCACGCCCGCGCGATCCTGGGCCTGCCCGTCGACCCGACGCTACGCCGGCCGGGCGCCTCAGCCGTCGTGTACGGCGGGGTCGAGGGCGTCGGCGTCGCGTTCGAGGGCGTCGCAGAGGCCCTCTCCGTCCCCGAGAGCGACCTGCGCCTGTTCGGCAAGCCCGAGAGCTTCGTCCGCCGGCGCATGGGCGTCGCGGTCGCCGGCGCCGACACCACCGACGAGGCCCGCGCCCGGGCCACCGAGGCGGCGTCGAAGGTGCGTCCCGTCAGCTGA
- a CDS encoding crotonase/enoyl-CoA hydratase family protein, protein MSIDVERRGPVTVVTINRPEVRNAVDTEHAHALHAAFRAFDADDSASVAVLAGAGGTFCAGADLGAVSAGRMHVEPPGGDDVPGPMGPTRLLLGKPVVAAVDGHAVAGGLELALWCDLRVVDPAAVFGVYCRRWGVPLIDGGTVRLPRLIGHSRALDLVLTGRSVEADEALSIGLANRVSEPGGVLDAAVELAGQLAAFPQTCLRRDRLSTYEQDGLDLPGAIDREWEHGLVSLQEATEGASRFAGGQGRHGSFS, encoded by the coding sequence ATGAGCATCGACGTCGAACGCCGGGGACCGGTCACGGTCGTCACCATCAACCGACCCGAGGTCCGCAACGCGGTCGACACCGAGCACGCCCACGCACTGCACGCCGCGTTCCGCGCGTTCGACGCGGACGACTCCGCGAGCGTCGCGGTCCTGGCGGGCGCGGGCGGCACGTTCTGCGCGGGCGCCGACCTCGGTGCGGTGAGCGCCGGACGCATGCACGTGGAGCCGCCCGGGGGAGACGACGTCCCGGGGCCCATGGGGCCGACCCGGCTCCTGCTGGGCAAGCCGGTCGTGGCCGCGGTCGACGGCCACGCGGTCGCGGGCGGGCTCGAGCTCGCGCTGTGGTGCGACCTCCGCGTCGTCGACCCCGCCGCAGTGTTCGGCGTCTACTGCCGCCGCTGGGGCGTGCCCCTGATCGACGGCGGCACCGTGCGCCTGCCGCGGTTGATCGGCCACTCCCGCGCGCTCGACCTCGTCCTGACCGGGCGGTCGGTCGAGGCCGACGAGGCCCTCTCGATCGGTCTGGCGAACCGGGTGAGCGAGCCGGGCGGCGTCCTCGACGCGGCCGTGGAGCTCGCGGGCCAGCTGGCCGCGTTCCCGCAGACCTGCCTGCGCCGCGACCGGCTCTCGACCTACGAGCAGGACGGCCTGGACCTGCCGGGCGCGATCGACCGCGAGTGGGAGCACGGGCTGGTCTCCCTCCAGGAGGCGACCGAGGGCGCGTCCCGGTTCGCCGGCGGCCAGGGCCGCCACGGCTCGTTCAGCTGA